The Osmerus eperlanus chromosome 7, fOsmEpe2.1, whole genome shotgun sequence genome includes a region encoding these proteins:
- the cldn12 gene encoding claudin-12, which yields MTCRDIHATNAFSFIVAIVSVGGIAVATVIPQWRVTRLITFNKNAKNISVYDGLWAKCVKQDGYSGCYFYDSEWYSKVDQLDLRLLQFCLPAGLLLGSVALLLCLAGMCKTCCCSDKPEADIKTSRCLVNSAGCHLVAGMFLFLGGAIALAPSVWFLFRTKEMNVKYDTIFSDGFAVYVSIGCSGGLMLAALLMFMWYCMCKKLPSPFWLPLPTMPTSLSAQPLTANGYPPSPVYGPQAPFPPQGYAPTVIDAQPYGPLQAYPQTMAPPAQPQVYLSQISAPDGYGSEVGGNQAYSYAPSQTYAPSQGYAPSQGYAPSQGYAPSYAGHRFSSRSRMSGIEIDIPLLTQ from the exons ATGACCTGCAGGGACATCCATGCCACCAATGCCTTCTCCTTCATCGTTGCCATAGTTTCGGTGGGAGGCATTGCCGTGGCAACCGTGATACCGCAGTGGCGTGTGACGAGACTGATCACGTTTAACAAAAACGCCAAAAACATCAGCGTGTACGACGGCCTGTGGGCCAAGTGTGTCAAACAAGATGGCTACTCCGGATGTTACTTCTATGATTCAGAG TGGTATTCCAAAGTGGACCAGCTGGACCTGAGGCTGCTGCAGTTCTGCCTGCCCGCAGGCCTGCTGCTCGGCTCGGTGGCTCTGCTGTTGTGCCTGGCAGGGATGTGTAAGACCTGCTGCTGCTCAGACAAGCCTGAGGCAGACATCAAGACCAGCCGCTGCCTGGTCAACAGTGCGGGCTGCCACCTGGTGGCCggaatgttcctgttcctgggcGGAGCAATCGCTCTGGCGCCCTCGGTGTGGTTCCTGTTCCGCACCAAGGAGATGAACGTTAAGTACGACACCATATTCTCCGACGGCTTTGCCGTCTACGTTTCCATCGGCTGCTCAGGCGGACTAATGCTCGCCGCCCTGCTGATGTTCATGTGGTACTGCATGTGTAAGAAGCTGCCTTCCCCCTTCTGGTTGCCTTTACccaccatgcccacctctctgtctgcccaGCCCCTCACTGCCAACgggtaccccccctccccagtctaCGGCCCCCAGGCGCCCTTCCCTCCCCAGGGCTATGCCCCCACCGTCATCGACGCCCAGCCCTACGGCCCCCTGCAGGCCTACCCCCAGACCATGGCTCCCCCCGCACAGCCCCAGGTCTACCTGTCCCAGATCTCCGCCCCTGATGGCTATGGGTCGGAGGTGGGGGGGAACCAGGCCTACAGCTATGCTCCATCCCAGACATACGCCCCCTCACAGGGCTACGCCCCCTCACAGGGCTACGCACCCTCACAGGGCTACGCACCCAGCTACGCCGGCCACCGCTTTTCCAGCCGCTCACGCATGTCCGGCATCGAGATAGACATCCCCCTGCTCACTCAGTGA